In Henningerozyma blattae CBS 6284 chromosome 7, complete genome, a single genomic region encodes these proteins:
- the TBLA0G01310 gene encoding 1,3-beta-glucan synthase (similar to Saccharomyces cerevisiae GSC2 (YGR032W) and FKS1 (YLR342W); ancestral locus Anc_4.173), with the protein MSYDQYELHDTANNQYQNPRFDIDQDSTSQYHDYDVQDQNGLIQTADEFNQMINTPYNGYYSSSKNNSKSQSQPQPQPDEQYSTYSMGNNREQSTFSQNSTPYFYYDQNAIDQALPNVPYPAYTADPNSPVSIQQIEDIFIELTNKFGFQRDSMRNMFDHLMTLLDSRSSRMEPYMALLSLHADYIGGDTSNYKKWYFAAQLDMDDKVGFRNLNLAKLKREKKKMQKNKHDYENDDSLEAADYRWKSEMDSLSPTDRIYQIALYLLVWGEANQVRFTSECLCFIYKCALDYLNSPYSMEQNLPEGDYLHRVVTPLYRFIRDQVYELNHDGKFIKRENDHNKIIGYDDINQLFWYPQGLNKIVFQNGEKLLDLSKDERYLRLGDVHWQSVFFKTYKETRTWLHLLTNFNRIWILHASVYWMYVAYNSPTLYTHNYQQLLDNQPLAAYKWASAALGGTLASLLQIAATVCEWYFVPRNWAGAQHLKYRFLGICIVLGVNLAPIIWVFAYDKDDVQSYTAHVVSAVFFFVAVATLVWFSIMPLGGLFTSYLNRSTRRYVASQTFTANFAPLKGLDRWLSYLVWIVVFGAKFAESYYFLILSLRDPIRILSTMTMRCTGEYWWGAHACRQQPKIVLGLMIATDFILFFLDTYLWYILVNTVFSICKSFYMGMSVLTPWKNIFTRLPKRIYTKILSTNDMQIQYKPKILISQIWNAIIISMYREHLLAIDHVQQLLYHQVPGNEQGKRSLKAPTFFLAQGDPKSKIEFFPKDSEAERRISFFAQSLSTPLPTPLPIDNMPTFTVLTPHYSERILLSLREIIREDDQFSRVTLLEYLKQLHPLEWECFVKDTKILAEETDAYEQQNLSGPSNDEFKQKQQQQMDLEKNEYSGQDSSKNHVDDLPFYCIGFKSAAPEYTLRTRIWASLRFQTLYRTVSGFMNYARAIKLLYRVENPEIVQMFGGNVEGLDNELERMARRKFKYVVSMQRLAKFKPHEMENAEFLLRAYPDLQIAYLDEEPPLNENEEPIVYSALIDGHCDIMENGRRRPKYRIQLSGNPILGDGKSDNQNHAIIFYRGEYIQLIDANQDNYLEECLKIRSVLAEFEELNVDYINPYSPEVRYEDQNNNYPVAIVGAREYIFSENSGVLGDVAAGKEQTFGTLFARTLSQIGGKLHYGHPDFINATFMTTRGGVSKAQKGLHLNEDIYAGMNATLRGGRIKHCEYYQCGKGRDLGFGTILNFNTKIGAGMGEQMLSREYYYLGTQLPIDRFLSFYYAHPGFHLNNLFIQLSLQLFMLTLLNMNALAHESIFCDYDRNKPITDILYPIGCYNLSPVVDWVRRYTLSIFIVFFIAFVPIIVQELIERGLWKATLRFFRHLLSLSPMFEVFAGQIYSSALMTDMTVGGARYISTGRGFATSRIPFSILYSRFANSAIYMGARSLLMLLFSTCAHWQAPLLWFWASLASLLLSPFIFNPHQFSWEDYFLDYRDFIRWLSRGNRKYHKNSWIGYIRMSRSRVTGFKRKLTGDESEQAAGDSKRARKINLVISEFIPLIVYSAGCFMAFTFINAQTGVQNATRVNSILRVLICTFAPIAVNMGALLFCVCVSPLAGRCCKQGGSVMAALAHGTSVMVNLIMFIVMWVLEGFNWPRMLLGIVTCIQFQRLIYQGMSIFLLTRELKNDRSNTAFWTGTWGSNHLGVTQPFREYFVKIIESAEFAADFTLGHIIMFIQLPVLCIPFIDKFHSMMLFWLKPSRQIRAPIYSLKQTRLRKRMVRKYMVLYFIVFCLIMACFIGPAAASSRVTLHINAGDPGVYHNLIQPRNLSNNDTGLSTYSGHYYTEKPSMEIWSTIK; encoded by the coding sequence ATGTCTTATGATCAATACGAGCTACACGATACTGCAAACAACCAGTATCAGAATCCTCGCTTCGATATAGACCAGGACTCCACCTCGCAATATCATGACTACGACGTCCAAGATCAAAACGGGTTGATCCAAACCGCAGATGAGTTCAATCAAATGATCAACACTCCATACAACGGCTATTACTCCTCTTCCAAGAACAATTCCAAATCACAGTCTCAACCACAACCCCAGCCAGATGAACAATACTCGACCTATTCCATGGGCAACAACAGAGAACAATCCACGTTTTCTCAAAACTCCACCCCATACTTCTATTACGATCAAAACGCCATCGACCAAGCATTACCCAACGTCCCATACCCAGCATACACCGCAGACCCCAATTCGCCGGTATCCATCCAACAGATTGAAGACATCTTTATCGAATTGACAAACAAGTTCGGGTTCCAAAGAGATTCCATGAGAAACATGTTTGATCATTTGATGACGTTGCTCGATTCTCGTTCTTCAAGAATGGAACCTTACATGGCGTTACTTTCTCTTCATGCAGACTATATCGGTGGCGACACCTccaattataaaaaatggtATTTTGCCGCTCAATTGGATATGGACGATAAAGTTGGGTTCCGTAATTTGAACTTGGCCAAGttgaaaagagaaaagaaaaaaatgcaaaaaaataaacacGATTACGAAAATGACGATTCCTTAGAAGCTGCAGATTATAGATGGAAATCAGAGATGGATTCCCTTTCCCCCACCGATCGTATCTACCAGATCGCCTTGTACTTGCTGGTATGGGGGGAAGCCAACCAAGTAAGATTCACCTCCGAATGTCTTTGTTTCATCTACAAATGTGCCCtagattatttgaattccCCCTATTCCATGGAACAAAACTTGCCGGAGGGCGATTACCTGCACAGAGTCGTCACTCCCCTATACAGATTCATCAGAGATCAAGTCTATGAATTAAACCATGATGGCAAGTTCATTAAACGTGAAAATGATCATAACAAAATCATCGGCTACGATGATATCAACCAATTGTTTTGGTATCCACAAGGTCTTAACAAGATTGTTTTCCAAAACGGcgaaaaattattggatttatcaaaagatGAAAGATATTTGAGATTGGGTGATGTTCATTGGCAATCcgtttttttcaaaacttaCAAAGAAACAAGAACTTGGTTACATCTACTAACAAACTTCAACCGTATTTGGATCTTACACGCCTCCGTCTATTGGATGTACGTCGCCTACAATTCCCCAACGTTATATACACATAATTATCAACAATTGTTGGATAATCAACCTTTGGCTGCTTATAAATGGGCGTCGGCCGCCCTGGGGGGTACTTTAGCATCACTGTTACAAATCGCAGCCACAGTCTGTGAATGGTATTTTGTTCCAAGAAATTGGGCAGGCGCTCaacatttgaaatataGATTCTTGGGTATTTGCATTGTTCTTGGGGTCAATCTAGCACCAATCATTTGGGTTTTCGCATATGATAAAGATGACGTTCAATCATACACCGCTCATGTCGTTTCCGCAgtgtttttctttgttgCTGTCGCCACTTTGGTTTGGTTCTCCATCATGCCTCTAGGTGGTCTCTTCACTTCCTATTTAAACAGATCCACAAGACGTTATGTTGCATCACAAACCTTTACTGCCAATTTCGCTCCTTTGAAAGGTTTGGATAGATGGTTATCCTATTTGGTTTGGATCGTTGTCTTTGGTGCCAAATTCGCAGAATCATACTACTTCTTAATCTTATCTCTAAGAGATCCCATCAGAATCTTATCCACAATGACAATGAGATGTACCGGTGAATATTGGTGGGGTGCTCACGCTTGTAGACAACAACCAAAAATCGTCCTTGGTCTGATGATTGCCACAGATTtcattcttttctttttagatACTTATTTGTGGTATATCTTAGTCAACACTGTCTTTTCCATTTGTAAATCCTTTTACATGGGTATGTCTGTTTTAACTCCATGGAAAAATATCTTTACAAGATTACCAAAGAGAATTTATACAAAGATCTTATCAACAAATGATATGCAAATCCAATATAAACCAAAGATTTTGATTTCCCAAATTTGGAATGCCATCATCATCTCCATGTATAGAGAACATCTATTAGCCATCGATCATGTCCAACAATTGTTATACCATCAAGTCCCAGGTAATGAACAAGGTAAAAGATCCTTAAAGGCCCCAACTTTTTTCTTGGCTCAAGGTGATCCTAAATCCAAGATAGAATTTTTCCCCAAGGATTCTGAAGCTGAACGTcgtatttcatttttcgCTCAATCGTTATCCACTCCATTACCAACTCCATTACCAATCGATAATATGCCAACTTTTACTGTTTTGACTCCTCATTATTCTGAAAGAATCTTGTTATCCTTAAGAGAAATCATTAGAGAAGATGATCAATTCTCAAGAGTTACCCTAttggaatatttgaaacaattaCATCCTTTAGAATGGGAATGTTTTGTTAAAGATACAAAGATTTTGGCCGAAGAAACTGACGCTTATGAACAACAAAACCTATCAGGTCCTTCCAATGATGAATTCAAGCAAaagcaacaacaacaaatgGATTTGGAGAAAAACGAATATTCTGGTCAAGATTCTTCTAAAAACCATGTCGATGATTTACCATTTTATTGTATCGGTTTCAAATCCGCTGCTCCTGAATACACTTTAAGAACACGTATTTGGGCCTCTTTAAGATTCCAAACGTTATACCGTACTGTTTCTGGGTTTATGAATTATGCAAGAGCCATTAAATTGTTATATCGTGTTGAGAATCCAGAAATCGTTCAAATGTTTGGTGGCAATGTTGAAGGGttagataatgaattagaaagaatggcaagaagaaaattcaaatatgtCGTTTCTATGCAAAGATTGGCTAAATTTAAACCTCATGAAATGGAAAACGCTGAATTCTTATTAAGAGCTTATCCAGATTTACAAATTGCTTATTTAGATGAAGAACCTccattaaatgaaaatgaagaacCAATCGTTTATTCTGCTTTAATCGATGGTCATTGTGATATTATGGAAAATGGTAGAAGACGTCCCAAATATAGAATCCAATTGTCAGGTAATCCAATCTTGGGTGATGGTAAATCAgataatcaaaatcatgCCATCATCTTTTATAGAGGtgaatatattcaattgattgatGCTAATCAAGATAATTATTTGGAAGAATGTTTGAAAATTAGATCTGTCTTGGCTGAATTCGAAGAATTAAATGTAGATTATATCAATCCTTATTCTCCAGAGGTTAGATACGAagatcaaaataataattatccAGTGGCTATTGTTGGTGCTagagaatatattttctctGAAAATTCAGGTGTTTTAGGTGATGTTGCTGCTGGTAAAGAACAAACTTTTGGTACTCTTTTCGCTCGTACTTTATCTCAAATTGGTGGTAAATTACATTACGGTCATCCGGATTTTATTAATGCTACTTTTATGACTACAAGAGGTGGTGTTTCTAAAGCTCAAAAGGGTTTACatttaaatgaagatattTATGCAGGTATGAATGCCACTTTAAGAGGTGGTAGAATTAAACATTGTGAATATTATCAATGTGGTAAAGGTAGAGATTTAGGGTTTGGTactattttgaatttcaacACAAAGATTGGTGCCGGTATGGGTGAGCAAATGTTATCTCgtgaatattattatttaggTACTCAATTACCAATCGATCGTTTCTTATCATTCTACTATGCTCATCCTGGTTTccatttgaataatttgtttattcaattatctTTACAATTATTCATGTTgactttattaaatatgaatGCATTGGCTCATGAATCTATTTTCTGTGATTATGATAGAAATAAACCAATTACTGATATATTATATCCAATCGGTTGTTACAATTTGTCTCCAGTAGTTGATTGGGTTAGACGTTACACTTTATCCATTTTCATTGTTTTCTTTATCGCTTTTGTTCCAATTATCGTTCAAGAATTGATTGAACGTGGGTTATGGAAAGCCACTCTAAGATTCTTCCGTCATTTACTATCTCTATCTCCAATGTTTGAAGTATTTGCAGGTCAAATCTATTCTTCTGCATTAATGACTGACATGACTGTAGGTGGTGCTCGTTATATTTCTACTGGTAGAGGGTTTGCCACATCTCGTAttccattttcaattttatacTCAAGATTTGCTAATTCAGCAATCTATATGGGTGCTAGATCGTTgttaatgttattattcaGTACGTGTGCTCATTGGCAAGCTCCATTATTATGGTTCTGGGCCTCTTTAGCCtccttattattatcaccATTCATCTTTAATCCACATCAATTCTCTTGGGAAGATTATTTCTTAGATTATAGAGATTTCATCAGATGGTTATCAAGAGGTAATAGAAAATACCATAAAAACTCTTGGATTGGTTATATTAGAATGTCAAGATCTCGTGTTACTGGTTTCAAACGTAAATTAACTGGTGATGAATCTGAACAAGCTGCTGGTGATTCCAAAAGAGCTCGTAAGATTAATTTAGTCATTTCTGAATTCATCCCATTGATCGTATACTCTGCAGGTTGTTTTATGGCTTTCACTTTTATTAATGCTCAAACTGGTGTTCAAAATGCAACTAGAGTCAATTCTATTTTACGTGTATTGATTTGTACTTTTGCTCCAATTGCAGTTAATATGGGTGCATTGCTATTCTGTGTCTGTGTTAGTCCATTAGCTGGCCGTTGTTGTAAACAAGGTGGTTCTGTTATGGCTGCTTTGGCTCATGGTACTTCAGTTATGGTTAATTTGATTATGTTCATCGTCATGTGGGTTTTAGAAGGCTTCAATTGGCCAAGAATGTTATTAGGTATTGTTACTTGTATTCAATTCCAAagattaatttatcaaggTATGtctattttcttattaacaagagaattgaaaaatgataGATCCAACACGGCTTTCTGGACTGGTACTTGGGGTAGTAACCATTTAGGTGTCACACAACCATTTAGAGAATATTTCGTTAAGATTATTGAATCTGCAGAATTTGCTGCTGATTTCACTTTAGGTCATATCATCATGTTTATCCAATTACCAGTTTTATGTATCCCATTCATTGATAAATTCCATTCTATGATGTTATTCTGGTTAAAACCATCAAGACAAATTCGTGCTCCAATTTACTCATTAAAGCAAACAAGATTACGTAAGAGAATGGTTAGAAAGTATATGGTATTATACTTTATTGTATTCTGCTTAATAATGGCATGCTTTATTGGTCCTGCTGCTGCTTCAAGCCGTGTTACATTGCACATTAACGCAGGTGATCCAGGTGTATACCATAATCTTATTCAACCAAGAAACTTAAGTAATAATGATACTGGTTTATCTACATACTCCGGTCATTATTACACAGAAAAACCTTCTATGGAAATATGGTCTACCATTAAATAG
- the TBLA0G01320 gene encoding 60S ribosomal protein uL24 (similar to Saccharomyces cerevisiae RPL26B (YGR034W) and RPL26A (YLR344W); ancestral locus Anc_4.176), with amino-acid sequence MAKQSLDVSSDRRKARKAYFTAPSSERRVLLSAPLSKELRAQYNIKALPIRRDDEIMVTRGAKKGQEGKVSSVYRLKFAIQVDKVTKDKSNGASVPINLHPSKVVITKLHLDKDRKALIQRKGGKLE; translated from the exons ATGGCTAAGCAATCTCTAG ACGTTTCCTCCGACAGAAGAAAGGCCAGAAAGGCTTATTTCACTGCTCCATCCTCTGAACGTCGTGTTCTATTGTCTGCTCCTTTATCTAAGGAATTGAGAGCTCAATACAACATCAAAGCTTTGCCAATTAGAAGAGATGATGAAATCATGGTTACCCGTGGTGCCAAGAAGGGTCAAGAAGGTAAAGTTTCTTCTGTTTACAGATTGAAATTTGCCATCCAAGTTGACAAGGTCACCAAGGACAAATCTAACGGTGCTTCTGTCCCAATTAACTTACACCCATCCAAGGTTGTTATCACTAAATTACATTTGGACAAAGACAGAAAGGCTTTGATCCAAAGAAAGGGTGGTAAATTGGAATAA